One genomic segment of Sphaerodactylus townsendi isolate TG3544 linkage group LG07, MPM_Stown_v2.3, whole genome shotgun sequence includes these proteins:
- the LOC125437195 gene encoding LOW QUALITY PROTEIN: lebercilin-like protein (The sequence of the model RefSeq protein was modified relative to this genomic sequence to represent the inferred CDS: inserted 2 bases in 2 codons), which produces MASDDHFLRFIVQEGDQCEQHARNESPSDSSSRICKGTQSNSMNKVNNCNKCTSHYGSGCFQLDHSNDFHATASRRASSNSSSCSEQNNCESSQLYCEDFHTNSCESRSSISSSRSSSSHLDQPETKKEELPKKKMGNSHXCKGGKKLVMKKQQQKTSFAYDTVRNIQKKSNMAHHILSARLHKIKDLKNELCVLKSKLEAYSMENQFLHLKAAVKYEIAEANLSNLLKKHCQEVRTLRALRRSQEQERIASRRLREVEVQLLKTKDTFHVLQKLCEDKNLAERRELQCRVTALTERMEASDKRIQGLEKQLLLNNTSFSLQLAAEKKKTVEAQMITTNLQMEIKLLNQKIQEKERELGLRNIYASRLLKNQQDKCDLESPPKDVNICKAVQADKTFKVETMTPLQKHEVEKSTVLKEEKTTQDSKEKLCGMHEQNELKSEVHQTEKLPKQEVSNITCKEQLREEICPKEEKHFKCEYIERQKTRVVMQVLKVDSFNDELDKLMGEESFHPTQDVLKNKNNLEALAEKQNNEEHEEGEKAAKVTNHGKLAAQRHKTSSKFKKQYMFSEVTENLHQGLPSSGPNISTFCNCRQVNRHQSEIKSVNSVSTYEPAFGNAIKTRQDTSSTHNEGQIPNTSMEKKNTLMEELFGPSCILKNSHQNLNKLSKQKNXLQSERMYKISSYLDEGLHCGDSKQTHIKVFHASATLEDPR; this is translated from the exons ATGGCTTCAGATGACCATTTCCTCCGTTTTATAGTCCAAGAAGGTGATCAATGTGAACAACATGCAAGAAATGAAAGCCCAAGTGATTCCTCTAGCAGAATCTGTAAGGGAACCCAAAGCAACAGTATGAATAAAGTTAATAATTGTAACAAATGTACCAGTCATTATGGAAGTGGATGTTTTCAGCTTGACCATTCCAATGACTTTCATGCTACTGCTTCCAGAAGAGCTAGCAGCAATAGCAGCAGTTGTTCAGAACAGAATAACTGTGAAAGTTCTCAGTTGTACTGTGAAGACTTTCACACAAATTCTTGTGAAAGcaggagcagcatcagcagcagcagaagtagcAGTAGTCATTTAGATCAACCAGAAACCAAAAAGGAGGAATTACcaaagaagaaaatgggaaatAGTC CCTGTAAAGGAGGAAAGAAGCTAGTTATGAAGAAACAACAGCAAAAGACTTCTTTTGCCTATGACACAGTTAGAAATATCCAGAAGAAGAGTAATATGGCTCACCATATATTGTCAGCCAGACTTCATAAAATTAAGGACCTTAAAAATGAACTTTGTGTTTTGAAGAGTAAGTTGGAAGCATACAGTATGGAAAACCAGTTtttacatttaaaagcagcagtaaaatatgAAATTGCAGAGGCTAACCTTTCCAATCTGTTGAAAAAACACTGTCAAGAAGTGAGGACTCTAAGAGCTCTCAGGAGGTCTCAGGAGCAGGAACGCATTGCATCTAGGAGGCTTAGAGAAGTGGAAGTACAACTGCTGAAGACAAAAGATACTTTCCACGTACTGCAAAAACTTTGTGAAGACAAGAATCTTGCTGAGAGAAGGGAACTGCAGTGCAGAGTAACAGCCCTTACTGAAAGAATGGAAGCCAGTGATAAGAGAATCCAGGGTCTAGaaaagcagctgctgctgaataATACTTCCTTTAGTCTTCAGTTAGCTGCTGAGAAGAAAAAGACAGTAGAAGCTCAGATGATCACCACGAATCTTCAAATGGAAATTAAGTTGCTCAATCAAAAAATTCAGGAAAAGGAACGAGAACTTGGCTTAAGAAATATTTATGCAAGCCGGCTACTTAAAAATCAACAAGACAAATGTGACCTTGAGTCTCCCCCAAAAGATGTTAATATATGCAAAGCAGTACAAGCAGATAAGACTTTTAAAGTGGAAACAATGACTCCACTTCAAAAGCATGAGGTCGAGAAAAGTACAGTTTTAAAAGAGGAGAAGACAACACAAGATTCAAAAGAAAAGCTATGTGGTATGCATGAACAGAATGAACTAAAATCAGAAGTTCATCAAACTGAAAAACTGCCAAAACAAGAAGTTTCAAATATAACATGCAAAGAACAATTAAGAGAAGAAATATGtccaaaggaagaaaaacatttcaaatgtgaATACATAGAAAGACAAAAAACCAGGGTTGTCATGCAAGTGTTAAAAGTTGACAGTTTCAACGATGAACTTGATAAATTAATGGGAGAAGAATCATTTCATCCTACTCAGGATgtcctgaaaaataaaaataatctggAAGCTCTGGCGGAAAAGCAAAACAATGAGGAACATGAGGAAGGTGAGAAAGCAGCAAAAGTAACAAACCATGGTAAGCTGGCAGCCCAAAGacataaaacatcatctaaatttaaaaaacagtataTGTTTTCAGAAGTCACTGAAAATTTGCACCAGGGGCTCCCATCATCAGGTCCCAATATAAGCACTTTTTGCAATTGTAGACAGGTGAATAGGCACCAGAGTGAAATAAAGAGTGTAAATTCAGTTAGTACCTATGAACCTGCATTTGGTAATGCCATCAAAACAAG GCAGGATACTTCTTCAACACATAACGAAGGCCAAATCCCTAATACGTCAATGGAAAAGAAGAATACTCTCATGGAAGAACTCTTTGGTCCAAGCTGCATCTTAAAAAACAGTCATCAAAACTTGAACAAACtgagcaaacaaaaaa ctctgcaAAGTGAAAGGATGTATAAAATCTCTTCTTACCTTGATGAAGGATTGCACTGTGGCGATTCCAAACAAACCCACATAAAGGTTTTCCATGCATCTGCCACTTTGGAAGACCCTAGATAA